The Pyrenophora tritici-repentis strain M4 chromosome 8, whole genome shotgun sequence genome contains a region encoding:
- a CDS encoding ab-hydrolase associated lipase, with amino-acid sequence MSAASAVKHRIEEHLSHNEEHTKSKTQAAVDFAHQAERLGQYTPDQEDESTGSTRAVEARFITPQDPVIETADGRRLPAVPLEEATKLNQLRNIIDDGHPAQTKPLEPRLREAKDGTVHGLLPKEAEMQGEGFSDVPLGDSKAPWKTNPLFPPLPMYGPPTLMRRCHCMFFRVSSGILSFLFLLVIVLGAGFTSLPGMVKHLILLLTFRDPDKRRPFYNEETKRKQARREAERAWKKQNIVPTEKKLENGEDSGTAEEFEPLEGGPDPLVCDVRYYARRVGLDCEIFDVQTEDGFIIELWHLYNPRDYKRTESSQRSPHSPELFPEDGSRVAGSQYPEGNKKYPVLMIHGLLQSAGAYCTNDDDSLAFFLAKSGYDVWLGNNRCGFKPRHSSLDYGDPRMWAWNIRQMGVMDLPALISRVLSETGFEKLGLVAHSQGTTQSLVAMAKEQRPEIGEKISVFCALAPAAYAGHLINKAQFKFMQVISPNMFRTVFGIHAFIPFMMIMHSLLPGKFYGSMGYRVFAFLFNWTDDRWERDLRNRMFQFAPVYVSAESMRWWLGRECFAKQKCILATREEKAIEDREDEEHDHKSIQQQIEPNNADKEDEQGRKDAGRYAWYGPQTPPFALWVCGSDDLVDGRRLLRRFERGREPHVDVVHSKVIEGYEHLDVIWAMDSIEKVGKEVREVIWKTASDEARKVCRTPKGCEDIQDYYKKGERRSSRVQIDASAGEWSKKGQSQVAGGPGE; translated from the coding sequence ATGTCAGCCGCCAGTGCTGTCAAGCATCGTATTGAAGAACACCTCAGCCATAACGAGGAGCACACCAAATCCAAAACCCAAGCAGCAGTGGATTTTGCCCACCAGGCCGAACGTCTTGGACAGTATACCCCAGACCAAGAAGACGAGTCAACAGGTTCTACACGGGCGGTAGAGGCGCGATTCATAACCCCACAAGACCCTGTGATTGAGACTGCAGACGGTCGCAGACTTCCCGCTGTCCCTCTCGAAGAAGCGACAAAGCTCAACCAACTGAGAAACATCATCGACGACGGACATCCGGCGCAAACCAAGCCTCTGGAACCACGGTTACGTGAAGCAAAAGATGGAACAGTCCACGGCCTCCTCCCAAAAGAGGCGGAAATGCAAGGCGAAGGGTTTTCCGATGTTCCCCTAGGTGATTCAAAAGCACCCTGGAAGACGAACCCTCTTTTCCCGCCTTTGCCCATGTATGGACCTCCTACGCTCATGAGAAGATGCCATTGCATGTTTTTCCGCGTTTCTTCTGGTATTCTGTCGTTTTTGTTCCTTCTCGTCATTGTGTTGGGTGCCGGATTCACGTCGCTTCCCGGCATGGTTAAGCATCTAATTCTGTTGCTTACCTTTCGCGATCCTGACAAGCGGCGACCTTTCTACAACGAAGAAACCAAACGAAAGCAAGCAAGACGAGAAGCCGAGCGGGCATGGAAGAAGCAAAACATTGTACCAACAGAGAAGAAGTTGGAGAATGGGGAAGATAGCGGAACGGCTGAGGAGTTTGAACCTTTGGAGGGTGGGCCTGATCCGCTGGTCTGCGATGTTCGCTACTATGCACGACGAGTAGGGCTTGATTGCGAAATCTTCGATGTTCAGACAGAAGACGGCTTCATCATCGAACTCTGGCATCTCTACAACCCTCGGGATTACAAACGGACGGAATCCTCCCAGCGCTCGCCACACTCACCCGAGCTTTTCCCTGAAGACGGCAGTCGGGTCGCTGGATCGCAATATCCAGAAGGAAACAAGAAATACCCGGTCCTCATGATACACGGCCTCTTGCAATCTGCGGGCGCTTACTGCACAAACGACGATGACAGCCTCGCCTTCTTCCTCGCAAAGTCCGGCTATGATGTCTGGCTTGGCAACAATCGATGTGGTTTCAAGCCTCGTCACAGCAGTCTGGACTACGGCGATCCGCGCATGTGGGCATGGAATATTCGCCAAATGGGCGTGATGGACCTTCCAGCCCTGATCTCTCGTGTACTGTCCGAAACGGGCTTTGAGAAATTGGGACTCGTGGCTCATTCGCAAGGCACCACACAATCACTCGTCGCCATGGCCAAGGAACAAAGGCCCGAGATTGGTGAGAAGATCTCCGTATTCTGCGCTTTGGCACCTGCTGCCTACGCTGGCCATCTCATCAACAAGGCACAATTCAAATTCATGCAAGTCATCAGCCCGAACATGTTCCGGACCGTGTTCGGTATCCATGCATTCATCCCTTTTATGATGATCATGCACAGCCTTCTTCCAGGCAAGTTCTATGGCTCAATGGGGTACCGCGTCTTTGCTTTCCTGTTCAACTGGACAGATGATCGATGGGAGCGCGATCTCAGGAACCGCATGTTTCAGTTTGCTCCTGTTTACGTGAGTGCGGAGAGTATGAGATGGTGGCTTGGACGAGAATGTTTCGCAAAGCAAAAGTGCATATTGGCCACAAGAGAAGAGAAGGCTATTGAAGACCGAGAAGATGAGGAGCATGATCACAAGAGTATCCAACAACAGATAGAGCCAAATAACGCTGATAAAGAGGACGAGCAGGGGAGGAAAGATGCTGGTCGTTATGCTTGGTACGGACCGCAAACTCCCCCATTTGCACTATGGGTCTGCGGTTCCGATGACCTTGTAGACGGCCGCCGGCTTCTGCGTCGTTTTGAGCGTGGTCGCGAACCTCACGTCGACGTGGTTCATTCCAAGGTCATTGAAGGATACGAACATCTGGATGTGATCTGGGCAATGGACTCTATTGAGAAGGTTGGAAAGGAGGTCAGAGAAGTGATTTGGAAGACGGCATCGGACGAGGCGCGCAAGGTGTGTCGGACGCCCAAGGGATGTGAAGATATTCAGGATTATTACAAGAAGGGTGAGAGGCGGTCGAGTAGGGTGCAAATCGATGCCTCTGCTGGTGAGTGGAGTAAGAAGGGCCAATCACAAGTGGCTGGTGGCCCTGGAGAGTAA